Proteins encoded within one genomic window of Mycolicibacterium monacense:
- a CDS encoding response regulator, with translation MVAVADDQPTTVMVVDDHPIWRDAVARDLADEGFAVVATADGVAAARRRAAVVKPAVVVMDMRLTDGGGAQATAEVLAVSPASRVLVLSASDERDDVLEAVKAGATGYLVKSASKAELSAAVRATADGRAVFTPGLAGLVLGEYRRIAQRPDTGDSAPTLTERETEVLRHVAKGLTAKQIAARLSLSHRTVENHVQATFRKLQVANRVELARYAIEHGLDE, from the coding sequence ATGGTGGCCGTGGCTGACGACCAGCCGACCACCGTGATGGTGGTTGACGATCACCCCATCTGGCGCGACGCGGTGGCCCGCGACCTTGCCGACGAAGGCTTCGCCGTGGTCGCGACCGCCGACGGGGTGGCGGCAGCGCGCCGCCGTGCCGCGGTGGTCAAACCGGCCGTCGTGGTGATGGACATGCGGTTGACCGACGGCGGCGGCGCGCAGGCCACCGCCGAGGTACTGGCCGTCTCACCGGCGTCCCGGGTGCTGGTGCTGTCGGCGTCCGATGAGCGCGACGACGTCCTGGAGGCGGTGAAGGCCGGCGCCACCGGCTATCTGGTCAAGAGCGCCTCCAAGGCCGAATTGAGCGCTGCGGTGCGGGCCACCGCCGACGGCCGCGCCGTCTTCACACCGGGCCTCGCCGGACTCGTGCTGGGGGAGTACCGCCGGATCGCGCAGCGCCCGGACACCGGCGACTCCGCGCCGACCCTCACCGAACGCGAAACCGAGGTGCTGCGCCATGTGGCGAAGGGGCTGACGGCCAAACAGATCGCCGCGCGGCTGTCGCTGAGTCACCGCACCGTCGAGAACCACGTACAGGCCACCTTCCGCAAGCTGCAGGTGGCCAACCGGGTCGAACTGGCGCGTTACGCGATCGAACACGGCCTCGACGAATAG
- a CDS encoding DUF2339 domain-containing protein: MTESPHAVIARLSADFAAISRQLARVSSDLTELDRLLAGRSPAPQPAPQPAPQPFYLPPPPPPPRPVVPPPPPPAPRVPRERSEGWIGKVLAVAGVAVTLIGVVLLLVLAAQAGILRPEIRVGAGALLAAALVAVGCRINSRDGGRVGGIALAATGIAAAYFDVLAVTTIYEWIAAPVGLVLAAAVGGGGLTLARRWDSEHLGLLVLVPLIALAPVLTEGVTLLLVSFMLALSAATLPVQLGKDWLWLHAARTAAVTLPLLAALAGAAFDGDHDLLLAGACGVAALLSLAGALLVLPQTTRRAAMALLTASGVAPVLCVSATADRVVASLMIAALAAALLAIVLSGQWLPAVSGVVRQIWSALSAVSALIAVTVAFDGEVAAPLLLAMAAVVAVAGRHDDVARWSALGFAVFGGGLYIAYAPPSMLLRAVAISGPDAVAVLVSSLLSIAAAGAIARSWSGGTGLGDDTVRALWAGAAAVATYAVTVFSVTAGVMIGGTGGGFFGGHVAATVCWIGAAAALFGYAARRPKAERTPFLGAGLALVSAAMAKLFLFDLGTLDGIFRVTVFLVAGLILLGIGAGYARLLAVQDRRPV, from the coding sequence ATGACCGAATCCCCCCATGCCGTCATCGCCCGGCTGTCGGCCGACTTCGCGGCGATCTCCCGGCAGCTCGCCCGGGTGTCGTCGGATCTGACGGAGTTGGACCGGCTACTCGCCGGCCGGTCGCCCGCACCACAACCCGCCCCGCAGCCCGCGCCGCAACCGTTCTACCTGCCGCCCCCGCCACCGCCGCCACGGCCCGTCGTGCCGCCGCCTCCGCCACCGGCGCCGAGGGTGCCCCGCGAACGCTCGGAGGGGTGGATCGGCAAGGTGCTGGCGGTTGCCGGCGTGGCCGTGACACTCATCGGTGTGGTGCTGCTCCTGGTGCTCGCGGCCCAGGCGGGCATCCTGCGCCCGGAGATCCGTGTCGGCGCCGGCGCACTGCTCGCGGCGGCGCTGGTGGCCGTCGGCTGCCGGATCAACAGCAGGGACGGCGGTCGGGTGGGCGGTATCGCCCTGGCGGCCACCGGGATCGCCGCCGCGTATTTCGACGTCCTCGCCGTCACCACGATCTACGAGTGGATCGCCGCGCCCGTCGGCCTGGTGCTCGCCGCGGCCGTCGGCGGGGGCGGTCTCACGCTGGCCCGCCGGTGGGACTCCGAGCATCTCGGGCTGCTGGTGCTGGTGCCGCTGATCGCGCTGGCCCCGGTGCTCACCGAGGGCGTGACGCTGTTGCTGGTCTCGTTCATGCTCGCGCTGTCGGCCGCGACGCTTCCGGTGCAGCTCGGCAAGGACTGGCTGTGGTTGCACGCCGCGCGCACGGCGGCGGTGACGCTGCCGCTGTTGGCGGCGCTCGCCGGGGCGGCGTTCGACGGCGACCACGATCTGCTGCTGGCCGGAGCCTGCGGTGTCGCGGCGCTGCTCTCGCTGGCCGGCGCCCTGCTGGTGCTGCCCCAGACGACTCGACGCGCGGCCATGGCGCTGCTCACCGCGTCGGGTGTGGCGCCGGTGCTGTGCGTCTCGGCGACCGCGGACCGCGTGGTGGCATCGCTGATGATCGCCGCGCTGGCCGCGGCGCTGCTGGCGATCGTGTTGAGCGGGCAGTGGCTGCCCGCGGTGTCCGGCGTCGTCCGCCAGATCTGGTCGGCGCTGTCGGCGGTCAGCGCGCTGATCGCGGTCACCGTCGCGTTCGACGGAGAGGTCGCCGCCCCGCTGTTGCTGGCGATGGCGGCCGTGGTCGCCGTGGCCGGTCGCCACGACGATGTCGCGCGGTGGTCGGCGCTCGGGTTCGCGGTGTTCGGCGGCGGGCTGTACATCGCCTACGCACCGCCGAGCATGCTGCTGCGCGCGGTGGCGATCAGTGGCCCCGACGCGGTGGCCGTCCTCGTCTCCAGCCTGCTGTCGATCGCGGCGGCGGGGGCGATCGCCCGGAGTTGGAGCGGCGGGACCGGCCTCGGCGACGACACCGTCCGCGCGCTGTGGGCCGGTGCGGCAGCGGTCGCCACCTACGCGGTGACGGTGTTCAGCGTGACCGCCGGTGTGATGATCGGCGGCACCGGGGGCGGGTTCTTCGGCGGGCACGTGGCGGCGACGGTGTGTTGGATCGGCGCCGCGGCGGCCCTGTTCGGCTACGCCGCCCGGCGGCCGAAAGCGGAGCGGACTCCGTTCCTCGGCGCCGGGCTGGCACTGGTCAGCGCCGCCATGGCGAAGTTGTTCCTGTTCGATCTGGGCACTCTGGACGGGATCTTCCGGGTGACGGTGTTCCTCGTGGCCGGACTCATCCTGCTCGGTATCGGCGCCGGCTACGCCCGCCTGCTGGCCGTCCAGGACCGCCGCCCGGTGTGA
- a CDS encoding Dps family protein: protein MSTNRRTEAEVQGFTASPEFAANLQRVLVDLVELHLQGKQAHWNVVGTNFRDLHLQLDELVDFAREGSDTIAERMRALDAVPDGRSDTVAATTSLPEFPAYERSTGDVVDLITVRISAAVDTIRGVHDAVDAEDPTTADVLHQLIDGLEKLAWLIRSENRKV, encoded by the coding sequence ATGAGTACAAATCGTCGCACCGAAGCAGAAGTACAGGGTTTCACCGCATCACCGGAGTTCGCCGCCAACCTGCAGCGCGTCCTGGTCGACCTGGTCGAGTTGCACCTGCAGGGTAAGCAGGCGCACTGGAACGTGGTCGGCACCAACTTCCGCGACCTGCACCTGCAGCTCGACGAGTTGGTCGACTTCGCCCGCGAGGGCAGCGACACCATCGCCGAGCGGATGCGGGCGCTCGACGCGGTACCGGACGGCCGGTCCGACACCGTCGCGGCGACCACGAGCCTGCCCGAGTTCCCGGCCTATGAGCGCAGCACCGGCGACGTGGTCGACCTGATCACCGTGCGGATCAGCGCCGCGGTCGACACCATTCGCGGCGTGCACGACGCCGTCGACGCCGAGGATCCGACGACCGCCGACGTCCTGCATCAACTCATCGACGGCCTGGAGAAGCTGGCCTGGTTGATCAGGTCGGAGAACCGGAAGGTCTAA